In Vicugna pacos chromosome 10, VicPac4, whole genome shotgun sequence, the following proteins share a genomic window:
- the TNNI2 gene encoding troponin I, fast skeletal muscle: protein PRSQHCCPDARLEAQDLTMGDEEKRHRAITARRQHLKSVMLQIAATELEKEESRREAEKQNYLSEHCPPLSIPGPMAEVQELCKQLHSKIDAAEEEKYDMEVKVQKSTKELEDMNQKLFDLRGKFKRPPLRRVRMSADAMLKALLGSKHKVCMDLRANLKQVKKEDTEKERDLRDVGDWRKNIEEKSGMEGRKKMFESES from the exons CCTCGCTCCCAGCACTGCTGCCCAGACGCAAG GCTCGAAGCCCAGGACCTCACGATGGGGGA TGAGGAG AAGCGCCACAGGGCCATCACGGCCCGGAGACAGCACCTGAAG AGCGTCATGCTCCAGATCGCGGCCACGgagctggagaaggaggagagccGCCGGGAGGCAGAGAAGCAGAACTACCTGTCCGAGCACTGCCCTCCGCTGAGCATCCCTGGGCCCATGGCCGAGGTGCAG GAGCTCTGCAAACAGCTGCACTCCAAGATCGACGCGGCTGAGGAGGAAAAGTATGACATGGAGGTGAAGGTGCAAAAGAGCACCAAGGAG CTGGAGGACATGAACCAGAAGCTGTTCGACCTGAGAGGCAAGTTCAAGAGGCCCCCCCTGAGAAGGGTGCGCATGTCAGCAGACGCCATGCTCAAGGCGCTGCTGGGCTCCAAGCACAAGGTGTGCATGGACCTGCGGGCCAACCTGAAGCAGGTCAAGAAGGAGGACACCGAGAAG GAGCGGGACCTGCGCGACGTGGGTGACTGGAGGAAGAACATCGAGGAGAAGTCGGGCATGGAGGGCCGCAAGAAGATGTTCGAGTCGGAGTCCTAG
- the SYT8 gene encoding synaptotagmin-8 yields MNQVRPGLPPAAPPEGHPRWASTSSCKASGGPLQVAPGSDVRPVGLRRDPSPKGVPRLLRTSSSGPEVGLPEALPPTPPPPKPTRISQSLEAQERQAPAKGSEHHPPGPRVGAEAGRAPGSAGIRHPAGPAPGMHLQPGLAQTSSHPDSSRHLPVLMTLAEPQPFRTHIPKLPSHSRAGDPHVRQGAEMGHPPDPHSVPAPRGTSAGPGLVPDLITRIPWPHWALVVAAVLAGVLLVSCLLCAFCCCCRHGRHRKKPRDKEAVGLGRARGTTTTHLVQPDVDNVESGPGGPQQWGRLQLSLEYDFGSQEIKVGLRQAADLRPGGLRATADPYARVSLSPPAGHSHETKVHRSTLCPEFDETCCFHVPPDELPQTALRVQVLDGRSLSQHQPLAELSLPLGAVDLQHVLELWLQLGPPGAAEPEQVGELCFSLRYVPGSGRLTVVVLEARGLSPGLTEPYVKVQLLLKQRKWKKRKTSASKGTAAPYFNEAFTFPVPFSQIQSVDLVLAVWARGPQSRAEPVGKVLLGARASGQPLQHWADMLAHAQRPVVQWHRLQPAREVDRALALQPRRRLPLPGS; encoded by the exons ATGAACCAAGTCCGGCCTGGCCTCCCTCCCGCTGCCCCACCTGAAGGTCACCCCAGATGGGCCAGCACCTCCTCTTGCAAAGCCTCTGGGGGGCCCTTGCAGGTGGCCCCGGGCTCAGATGTCCGGCCTGTGGGTCTCCGGAGGGACCCTTCTCCCAAGGGAGTTCCCCGTCTCCTGAGGACCAGTAGTTCCGGCCCTGAGGTGGGGCTCCCCGAagccctgcctcccacaccccctcccccaaaaccaACAAGAATTTCCCAGTCACTAGAGGCCCAGGAGAGACAGGCTCCGGCCAAAGGCTCAGAACACCACCCTCCAGGGCCCAGGGTCGGAGCGGAGGCGGGGCGGGCCCCAGGAAGCGCAGGTATCAG gcacCCAGCTGGCCCTGCTCCAGGAATGCACCTTCAGCCCGGACTCGCCCAGACCAGCTCCCACCCTGACTCCTCACGCCACCTGCCTGTCCTCATGACCCTAGCAGAGCCCCAACCCTTCAGAACCCACATCCCCAAGCTCCCCAGCCACTCCAGGGCTGGTGACCCACATGT CCGGCAGGGTGCGGAGATGGGGCACCCCCCAGACCCCCACAGTGTCCCGGCCCCAAGGGGCACCTCGGCTGGCCCTGGACTCGTTCCAGACCTCATCACCAGGATCCCTT GGCCCCACTGGGCACTCGTTGTCGCCGCCGTCCTGGCTGGCGTCCTCCTGGTTTCTTGCCTTCTCTGtgccttctgctgctgctgccgccacgGCCGCCACAGGAAGAAGCCCAGAGACAAGGAGGCCGTGGGTCTGGGCAGGGCCCGtggcaccaccaccacccacctg GTTCAGCCAGATGTGGATAACGTGGAGTCTGGCCCTGGAGGACCCCAGCAGTGGGGGCGCCTGCAGCTCTCTCTGGAATACGACTTTGGAAGCCAGGAG ATCAAGGTGGGCCTCAGGCAAGCGGCTGATCTGAGACCCGGAGGCCTGCGGGCCACAGCGGACCCCTACGCCCGCGTCAGCCTCTCTCCCCCGGCTGGGCACAGCCATGAGACGAAGGTGCACCGCAGCACACTCTGCCCGGAGTTTGACGAGACCTGCTGCTTCCAC GTCCCGCCGGATGAGCTGCCCCAGACTGCCCTGCGGGTGCAGGTGCTGGACGGCAGGAGCCTCTCCCAGCACCAGCCGCTGGCCGAGCTCAGCCTGCCGCTGGGCGCCGTGGACCTGCAGCACGTCCTGGAGCTCTGGCTCCAGCTGGGCCCGCCCGGCGCTGCTGAG CCTGAGCAGGTGGGGGAGCTGTGCTTCTCGCTCCGGTACGTGCCCGGCTCGGGCCGGCTGACCGTGGTCGTGCTGGAGGCCCGAGGCCTGAGCCCCGGGCTGACAG AGCCCTACGTGAAGGTCCAGCTCCTGCTGAAGCAGAGGaagtggaagaagaggaagacgTCAGCCAGTAAGGGCACGGCCGCCCCTTACTTCAATGAAGCCTTCACCTTCCCCGTGCCCTTCAGCCAGATCCAG AGCGTGGACCTGGTGCTGGCCGTCTGGGCCCGGGGCCCACAGTCCCGGGCCGAGCCCGTGGGCAAGGTTCTGCTTGGTGCCCGGGCCTCTGGTCAGCCCCTGCAGCACTGGGCGGACATGTTGGCCCACGCCCAGCGGCCCGTCGTGCAGTGGCACCGCCTGCAGCCGGCCAGGGAGGTGGACCGGGCCTTGGCCTTGCAGCCCCGCCGGCGCCTGCCCCTGCCTGGCTCCTGA